One Fibrobacter sp. UWH4 genomic region harbors:
- a CDS encoding DUF1819 family protein, translating to MAPVLYKASLTREPFLFYEMRTVCRLLEKGMEKTAVVDSVVKKNLFQYPTEKSVRRMARACVARAGGLGTSNLVSVLAHGSVEEAKQVCLYALMKEHRLVLDFMVTVIGEKFRTMDFSWNTKIATNFLTRLKEQNESVASWSDSSTKKIRGVLVGLLVENGYLKNPRASKLETVYLYPNLENVIRANGEKNILPAFNCFS from the coding sequence ATGGCCCCAGTTCTTTACAAAGCTTCCTTGACCAGGGAACCCTTTCTTTTCTACGAGATGCGCACGGTGTGCCGTCTCTTGGAGAAGGGTATGGAAAAGACTGCCGTTGTTGATTCTGTCGTAAAAAAGAACTTGTTCCAGTACCCGACTGAAAAGTCGGTCCGGCGTATGGCTCGGGCCTGTGTTGCCCGTGCTGGCGGTCTGGGAACTTCCAATCTTGTTTCTGTTTTGGCGCATGGCTCTGTGGAAGAGGCTAAGCAGGTTTGCCTGTATGCGTTGATGAAGGAGCATCGACTGGTGCTGGACTTCATGGTTACTGTTATTGGCGAAAAATTCCGTACGATGGATTTTTCGTGGAATACCAAAATTGCGACGAATTTTTTGACGCGTCTTAAAGAACAGAATGAATCGGTGGCGTCTTGGAGCGATTCCTCGACAAAAAAAATCCGAGGAGTACTGGTTGGGCTCTTGGTCGAAAATGGCTATTTGAAAAATCCACGGGCAAGCAAACTTGAAACGGTTTATTTGTACCCGAATTTGGAAAATGTAATTCGAGCAAATGGCGAAAAGAATATTCTTCCTGCATTCAACTGTTTTTCGTAG
- a CDS encoding DUF1788 domain-containing protein: MNDILQRLDRLRTKLQDDDFLHGRGLGNEVNISIFCYEPEDEMVVRHFVAQTVADSSVKCNLIERNLYRIFLSICEDEGIMDEIAGIEAEDGRDYMLENLQRTADNKMFVQKMQYDNHKIGDVLLLTGIGEVYPFMRVHALLEAIQPEFSDIPVVVMYPGKFDGRNLKLFNRFEPNSYYRAFNII, from the coding sequence ATGAACGATATTTTGCAAAGGCTTGACCGGCTACGCACTAAATTGCAAGATGACGATTTCCTGCATGGGCGCGGTCTTGGCAACGAAGTGAATATCAGTATTTTCTGTTACGAACCCGAAGACGAAATGGTAGTTCGCCACTTTGTTGCTCAGACGGTTGCCGACTCATCGGTAAAATGCAACTTGATTGAACGCAACTTGTACCGCATATTCCTTTCGATTTGTGAAGACGAAGGAATTATGGATGAGATTGCAGGCATTGAAGCCGAAGATGGCCGCGATTACATGCTCGAGAACTTGCAACGTACTGCTGACAACAAGATGTTCGTTCAAAAGATGCAATACGATAATCACAAGATAGGCGATGTATTGCTCTTGACGGGTATAGGCGAAGTTTATCCGTTCATGCGGGTGCATGCGCTTTTGGAAGCGATTCAACCTGAATTTTCGGACATTCCTGTTGTGGTAATGTATCCGGGTAAATTCGACGGACGCAACTTGAAACTTTTCAACCGTTTTGAACCGAATTCCTACTACCGCGCGTTCAATATCATTTAG
- a CDS encoding class I tRNA ligase family protein, with translation MGKRACPRLSPCGFFPIIHWEDGEISTVDDSELPVLLPELKDYKPGDGGQSPLANATEWLQVVDKNGRKGIRETNTMPQWAGSCWYYLRYIDACNGDAFVAKELEKYWMPVDLYVGGAEHAVLHLLYSRFWHKVLFDLGLVSTDEPFQKLFNQGMILAFAYEDAAGSKVPTDEVEEKNGKFFKKGTDIELKQIVAKMSKSLKNVVNPDDVVRDYGADSLRLYEMFMGPLDAVKPWQTKGIEGMNRFLGRAWRSVVGDSDEAPVFVDETAPEAIEKVMHQTVIKVTSDIENMSFNTAISQLMIFNNEMMKMDKRYREPCETFVKLLHQFAPHIAEEMWSILGHNESLTNVAWPEADHSKAVENTVEVVFQVNGKVRAKASVAKDMDKAALEKLAMENDRVKEFMNGKTVVKSIVVPGKLVNIVVK, from the coding sequence ATGGGCAAGCGAGCTTGCCCGCGACTCTCGCCTTGCGGGTTTTTCCCGATTATCCACTGGGAAGATGGTGAAATCTCTACCGTCGATGATTCCGAACTGCCGGTGCTGTTGCCGGAACTCAAGGACTACAAGCCGGGTGACGGCGGACAGTCCCCGCTTGCAAACGCAACCGAATGGCTTCAGGTTGTCGACAAGAACGGCCGCAAGGGTATCCGCGAGACGAACACCATGCCGCAGTGGGCAGGTAGCTGTTGGTATTACCTGCGCTACATCGACGCTTGCAACGGCGATGCATTTGTGGCAAAGGAACTTGAAAAGTACTGGATGCCGGTGGACCTCTATGTGGGTGGTGCCGAACACGCTGTGCTCCACCTGCTCTACAGCCGCTTCTGGCACAAGGTACTCTTCGACCTCGGTCTCGTCTCTACCGACGAACCGTTCCAGAAACTCTTCAACCAGGGCATGATTCTTGCCTTCGCTTACGAAGATGCCGCAGGCTCCAAGGTCCCTACCGACGAAGTTGAAGAAAAGAACGGAAAGTTCTTCAAGAAGGGAACCGACATCGAGCTCAAGCAGATTGTGGCGAAGATGAGTAAGTCTTTGAAGAACGTCGTGAACCCGGATGATGTGGTGCGCGATTACGGTGCCGATAGTCTTCGTTTGTACGAAATGTTCATGGGCCCGCTGGATGCCGTGAAGCCGTGGCAGACCAAGGGCATTGAAGGCATGAACCGCTTCCTCGGCCGCGCCTGGCGCTCCGTGGTGGGTGATTCTGACGAAGCCCCGGTGTTCGTTGACGAAACCGCTCCGGAAGCGATCGAGAAGGTGATGCACCAGACCGTCATCAAGGTCACAAGCGACATCGAGAACATGAGCTTCAACACCGCGATTAGCCAGCTGATGATCTTCAACAACGAAATGATGAAGATGGACAAGCGCTACCGCGAGCCGTGCGAAACCTTCGTGAAGCTCTTGCACCAGTTTGCCCCGCACATCGCCGAAGAAATGTGGAGCATCCTTGGCCACAACGAATCGCTCACGAACGTCGCCTGGCCGGAAGCCGACCACTCCAAGGCCGTCGAGAACACCGTGGAAGTTGTGTTCCAGGTGAACGGCAAGGTCCGCGCTAAGGCCTCTGTCGCCAAGGACATGGACAAGGCCGCCCTCGAAAAACTCGCCATGGAAAACGACCGCGTGAAAGAGTTCATGAACGGCAAGACCGTCGTGAAGTCCATCGTCGTGCCGGGCAAGCTCGTCAATATTGTGGTGAAATAG
- a CDS encoding DUF2281 domain-containing protein, whose translation MPIELLQEKVKAIPAEYVGEVSDFIDFILQKSLNTSVKRNVKKFGIAKGQFSIPDNIDSCNDEIAEMFGVNG comes from the coding sequence ATGCCTATCGAACTGCTGCAAGAAAAAGTCAAGGCCATCCCCGCAGAATATGTAGGGGAAGTTTCTGATTTTATCGATTTCATTCTCCAGAAATCGCTAAACACGTCCGTCAAACGGAATGTAAAAAAGTTCGGTATCGCTAAAGGCCAGTTTTCCATCCCCGACAATATCGATTCCTGCAATGACGAAATCGCAGAAATGTTCGGGGTGAACGGATGA
- a CDS encoding type II toxin-antitoxin system VapC family toxin produces the protein MKVLLDTHIALWTLLDSEKLPTEARNLINQENVEPVFSLISMWEIAIKHAIHPDQMPITGAQFLDYCTQAGFLQLMIYEEHVLEVEKLKRDENAPSHKDPFDRMLIAQAKAEGIILLTHDSLLAGYNEPCVMTV, from the coding sequence ATGAAAGTCTTACTGGACACGCACATCGCTCTTTGGACTCTTCTTGACAGCGAAAAACTGCCAACTGAAGCAAGAAACCTCATTAACCAAGAAAATGTAGAACCTGTTTTTAGCCTAATCTCCATGTGGGAGATTGCTATCAAGCACGCAATTCATCCAGACCAAATGCCAATCACTGGTGCTCAATTCTTGGACTACTGCACTCAGGCAGGGTTCCTGCAATTGATGATTTACGAAGAGCACGTTCTGGAAGTCGAAAAACTAAAACGAGACGAGAACGCACCATCGCACAAAGATCCGTTCGACAGAATGCTCATTGCCCAAGCAAAAGCAGAAGGGATAATTTTGCTGACACACGATTCGTTATTAGCAGGATATAACGAGCCCTGTGTTATGACGGTCTAA